GGGAAAGCTAATGGTGGTGAGGGGCCTTGTTTTGAAGGTTTTTTGGTGTGGATAGAGCACGCACAGGTGAGGTGAGGAACTCTGTATCTTTTTGGGTGTTTTGTTGTGTAGTGAGAATATATCTTTTTCTCATTCTAggagagaggtatttatagagacaTGTGAGCATGCATTTATGGTGGCCCGAGAATAGAAATTGTCCACCTAGTCATGGTGGTGGACCGTTGAATCCTTTTTTCCTAGGAGGATGTGGTTCAATTTATTTACTATACTTTTTGGGATTTTCTCTAATCAAGACTTGGCGTTTCCCATGTTTTCCTATACCAAGCAAATGAAGAGTGTCACTGACGAGGTTATTTCCCTAGTGTATGGTAAAAATCATTCGCCCCTTGTTGGTGACGTAGCTTCCTTGACTTGAGTgcgaaggtgtgaaaaacactagaaatggggggtttgaatagggttttAAGACCAAAAAATTCCCCCTTTAAAAGAAGTAGTTTCTTGATAATAAAGATAAAtatgcaagaaggaaagaacaaggtatgtttatactagttcacttgaaaatTATCAAGCTAATCTAGTCCACCCGCTAAGGTGATTTCGTCTTATCAACAAGGTCTTAATCCAATAATCTCAAGATTATTACACTTGCACAAGCTAACAGTGAGTGACTCACTTACAACTCTAAGACACACTAATCTTAGACTTTTTAAGGATTCTGACTAACTGGTCCCTTAAGGAACAATCAAACTACAATTTGAAAATAAAGTTTGTTTACAATATAATGCTTCTGCACAAGTAGATAGTAAACATTAATATGAGAGTTttgacaaaaataaaaagaagcttATGAACAGTCTTTCAAGAGTGTGTGTGTGCGTGTAAAGTGAACAACCTTCTCTTTGAGTCTTCAAGCCTATTTatagcaaaataaaataatatacccGTTGGAGGGTGTTTCTGGAATTTTCAGAAAGTTGGCAGCTTGAATCGTGGGGGACAAGATAGTATGCCATGTTTGTCCTTTCATGGTAGTGGAACGAAACATTCGCTTGTACCTTGTACTATATACCACATTAAtattatcttctattcttcttaaaCTTCAGAGGCTATGTTGAGCATGAgttagaagaaagaaaataagccTGGgatcttcagagcttcaagtcaTCAGAGTTTTCAGAActacgtcttcagagtcttcaacacttggtcttcagtACCTTTTATCTTCAGAAACATAAGTCTTCATCATCTGGATTGTTCTTTAGAACCTTTGTCTTCAGATCTTCAAAACTTAGTTTCTTTAGAAAGCGTATCAGAGTGACAACTTTAGAGCCTTCTGGAGTGGTTTGCTACTATTCAGTATAACTTGTGTAGTACAGAAACGTAACTTGGTTTTTTCTGATGGTTTGGTAGCGCCTTTCATCAGATCAGAACCTGTTTGTTAAATTCTCAAAAATAACAGACATTAGAGTACCAAAATTGTTCATATAAACATACTCATTGTTATAATCAAAATTTAGAGGTAttattgcagaaccaaatcttgttctaacaatctcccacacATTTTGAAGATCTTTTTTTAAAGGATTTATTTTATGCTTAGGATTGAGATAAAGACATAAGATTGATTCAAGAAATAAGAGTCGACCATTGAAAGTTTCCATGTTGATGATTTGCCCTGGAGGATCCATGACACTTAGGTTTCATTTCAAACCCTAGCAAAGTATCTCTATCAAACATGTTTCGTGTAAACACGATATCTCTTTCTGACTATCTTATTTCAAATATACAAATGGTGAATGTGTCACATTTATCTTACAAACTTTGTGCCCAAAAATAGCTTGATCCAACAATTAGCTAACTCGAAATCACTATTTTTCTGAaactaattaaagaaaaacggatACCCTAAGCCTAACCTTTAAGTGGCTTTCCTTTCTCAATCTCCTTTTTCACattattatttaatcaaatattaCAGAAATACACCTTTTAGTTTGTTAAAATGGAAAGCAAAAAAAATAGTAGCTTAGTTTTCTAAAGTAAAAAAAAGTATTGGATTTGTCTTTCTATATAAATAGTCCTATTAGAAAACATTTTATTTTGTCTCATGATAagttaaagtaaaaaatatatattaaattagtcTTTTCTATATAAGTAGTCCtattaaaaacaatttattttgtttcattataagtGTTATATTTATGTCATATGCAACTTTTTCttagtaaaattaattaattatgttgattttattaataaaatatatatcatattcaattaaaaaaacttatttatttttaacaaacaaattatGTGATTTAATAGTAGTAAATTAATATatacaaacaaaaaaattaataatttattaatactatatctttttttctctataaatatcCCTTACAACTATAGTCTATACACCATAACACTCATCACTTCTACACTCACTCATACATATGGCTAGCTCAATACTTATCAAAATTATTTGCTTGGCTATAATATGTTTGGTTTTGGATATTCCCTTAGCCAATGCTGGCCAAACATGTGGTCAAATAAAAGTCTCCTTAATACCATGCCTTGGGTACCTTAAGCACCCAGGACCAACCATCCCTGTAGTATGTTGCAATGGTGTTAGGACTGTTAATGACCAAGCCAAAACTCTTCCTGAACGTAAAGATGCTTGTGAGTGCATCAAATCAACTTTAATCAGCATACCCGTACTCGATCCTAATGCTGTCCAGGGTCTTCCTGATAAGTGTGGTGTCAAATTACCTTTTCCAATTGGTGTCAACATGGATTGTAGCAAGTACATACATCTCTATAAATCAACACTCTTTAATTTTATAAATGGGAGCAAAAAAATTTGAAacttttcttatctttgtttctAAAAGGTACACTTTTCATTATCaaagatttataaaaaaaaaaacctaatcttTACTTCACTTTACTCACTGCAGGTTAGGGGGCGGGGCACACTAAGCTTTTTGGAGCTGCACTTGATTAATAAGTAATAAACTTGGTTTGATAATAACCAAGATAGAATAAAGAGGATGGTTTAATTTCTCCAATTGTAACTCAAATCCCATTAGGGGTCATTGTATTATGAGTTTAAgttataattgaaataaaatcttTGGGGTTTCGTCGCAAAATAGTTATTATCCACTTTAACATTTAGATTTCAATGTTATCTCTTGTGATTCTTAGAGTTAATTAGTTACATTTTACAATAATTAGAAATACTATCGAGTTTTATCACAATCAAGGGTTTGAATAACGATTGTTGTCGCATAAGTGCTTTTGTGATTTCTGTCGATACATGTGTTACATTTCAAACTATAGTTGTCGCTATTTGTTTTAATCAcaacatttataaaaaaattgtatgtCATTTTGTTCTTTCATATATTGATTCCAAAAATTTCGCGTTTGTAAGATGTAACAATAATGTTTCGCGACAATAACGGTGTTTCACATCATAACAGAGTTTTGTCGCGGTCAAAATAGAATTTTggcaaaaatattatataataaaataaaaagtgttttatttttaaagtttgaAAGATTAGTTAATGAGAGAATAAATCTACCAAGCATGTTTTTCTATGTTTATTAAATTAATACGTTAAATCACTACAATAAATAGAAAATTTTTTAACAAGATTTTACTTCGGTCAAATGATAAATTAAGGTAAAATCTTTTTCATGAAGAAAGTCCATCAGAGACAAATTTCGATTTCCAACACTATCAATTTCGTATTTTGTTAATAATAAAAGTGACgcattcctttttttattttaaaattaaaaataaattacatttcCCCTTGGTTAATTGTACCATTCAAGGAGAAAAGTTACTCCATTTTAATTATAAAGTTTTGCGTTCTTTCACTTTTGCCATAAACCTAACTCATTTTCTACCTCTAAACTTCATATTCCATTAACAATACTCTATTTCTTccctaaatcaattttttttttgttgaaaagttTTCTCGGTTTGACTATTGAGAAAAAAGTCCATTAAGAACATGATTCGAATTCCAACAGTTGCAGTTTGTgattttatttatgttaaaatggttcacttattttattttaatttttaattaaaaaataaatcaactATTCCCTCGGTTGGAAATCCAAATTGAGAGTCTCTTCCTAATTTAAATtgacattattattttattttatttttaggtttaatatCCTTTTTGGTCATGTGTTTTAACCTCGGAGTTCATTTTGTTcttttaacttaaaaaatttTATATCAAGCTCTACGACTAGTATTTGAATACTCGTGATAAAGTTAGGACATACATCCAGCTCGCCCGTTTACTGTTTATGGAGTTGAACTAAACTCGCTTACTTATTGTATTTTAGTTAGATCGTGACTATTCTAATGGTAAAGCTATACGGCTAGTATTTGAATAATCTAGAAAAAGGTATGACATATGTCCAGCTCGTCCATTCAATCggtttattaaaaaattgatttgaaaacaaCTCGATGTTGGATCAAGTGCTAATTAATtgtgaaaatatttgaaaaaatcaggaaaaaacatttgacgttggatcaagcgtttGTGTTGCGTTCgattgaatttgaattgaaaaaTAGCTTGACGTTGCATCAAGCATTCTttattttgaaagagattgatATTAAGTGGTCAGgtcattaattaattcaattaagctAGGGAACTTAAAAGAATCAAAATAGAAGTGGTGCGAGAAGTTAACACCAAATGATGGGAGTACTTTTGTCACATGGGAATTTATACAAATAAGATGGACAAAAtaaaaaccaatcaaaacaaaatgagataaaataaaaacatggtGCATGTTGTTAGattgattttgatttattttgaaagaaatttaaTTTGAAAGGTGAAGGTTACTTAATTAAATCAAGTGAATAAATCAATTGAAATGATAATTATTATAGcgaatttaattgattaaaattattaaatcaattaattaggtttatttaaattaattatcaagaataacaaattgaaaattaatttatttgattaatcaagataattatatttaattagcaaaaaataattaactatataatatttaattgattaattttactaattaaaatgacaaatgattttctattgatttaaaaaACATTGTTGAAAATATTGAATTAATGAACAAAGAAATAATATGAAGTATTGAAAAGAAAAAGTGGACTGCAATTGGTAaaagtaggggtgttcaaaatcgaaccaaaccaaactgaaactatAAAAAAACGCATTTGGTTCAGATGTGTTTgggccattttttaacaaaccacgcggtttggtttgatttgcggtttgtattttacaaaccgaaccaaacggcattatgttacaaccccccaaacttcaattaacttttatccaacccaaactcaaacctattatgccttagccttgcgattacgaatgattttctcttccttacacttaaggtttcagtttaagtcttctcaaatatcTCCTAGCGGTATTGCACCTTCTTCTCTTATTCTTGTCCAAATACATGTCACATATTCTTCTCTAGTCTTTtatctcttaagttctttctttttcatcttattatttttattctattgttctctcttccaattacgtttttaatgtttatcttcttttttaatCGCATATTTTctgctctttcttttttatcttctcTAATATTCCATCtccttttttctatttcattataatgtttttga
The sequence above is a segment of the Vicia villosa cultivar HV-30 ecotype Madison, WI unplaced genomic scaffold, Vvil1.0 ctg.000236F_1_1_3, whole genome shotgun sequence genome. Coding sequences within it:
- the LOC131625785 gene encoding non-specific lipid-transfer protein 1-like, producing the protein MASSILIKIICLAIICLVLDIPLANAGQTCGQIKVSLIPCLGYLKHPGPTIPVVCCNGVRTVNDQAKTLPERKDACECIKSTLISIPVLDPNAVQGLPDKCGVKLPFPIGVNMDCSKLGGGAH